A region of Halorussus limi DNA encodes the following proteins:
- a CDS encoding ribonuclease HI family protein, which translates to MTDDPLPAEHLSPLAALVDEVLAGVGYEMAAATDAIDDAVPGYGGLFDPATTSDELRQALEDLLASGVTQPPVAESTSDTFVLYVDGSSRGNPGPAGAGAVIMDATEDELARLGRPVGSRTGNNTAEYVALRLGLSELLARYEPRRLEVRIDSMTVIRDVWGGDDPTEPGVEAYSEAVRTALASIPEHEYTHLADSDPNPADALATVGADIAAFGPG; encoded by the coding sequence GTGACCGACGACCCGCTTCCGGCCGAACACCTCTCGCCGCTCGCTGCGCTCGTCGACGAGGTACTCGCGGGCGTCGGTTACGAGATGGCGGCCGCTACCGACGCCATCGACGACGCCGTCCCCGGCTACGGCGGTCTCTTCGACCCCGCGACCACCTCGGACGAGTTGCGTCAGGCGCTCGAAGACCTGCTGGCGTCGGGGGTCACCCAGCCACCCGTCGCCGAGTCGACGAGCGACACCTTCGTCCTCTACGTCGACGGTAGCTCGCGGGGCAATCCCGGTCCCGCAGGTGCGGGCGCGGTCATCATGGACGCAACGGAGGACGAACTCGCTCGTCTCGGCCGCCCCGTCGGCTCCCGGACGGGCAACAACACCGCCGAGTACGTCGCCCTCCGGCTCGGCCTCTCCGAACTGCTGGCTCGCTACGAGCCACGGAGACTGGAGGTGCGTATCGATTCGATGACGGTCATCCGAGACGTCTGGGGCGGCGACGACCCGACGGAACCGGGCGTCGAAGCCTATAGCGAGGCCGTCAGGACCGCATTGGCGAGCATCCCGGAACACGAGTACACGCATCTGGCCGACAGCGACCCGAACCCCGCCGACGCACTGGCCACAGTAGGAGCCGATATCGCGGCCTTCGGACCCGGATAG